The following are encoded in a window of Oceanispirochaeta sp. M1 genomic DNA:
- a CDS encoding carbohydrate ABC transporter permease translates to MSMHEKRFSISQFLVYLFLILITFISLYPIFFSFISSFKTVQEYTFSKTALPSSWVMDNYAYVFRNLNFLSYIMNSVILVFSGMILYLFVCNAAGFALGMLRFRYKLSIFSFVLFFQIFPQMVIASQVYRICSKIGLMNSHFGLILVWVAYFAPFGTYIMSTYYSTMPRSLIESARIDGAGVFRQLFKIMMPMAAPMIGTVSIVGSLAMWTELPFSLLLIQDPGNRPLSLGIAIMKGEHGIPIPILTAAILVSAIIPLILYFFFQKKIHMGSTAGAVKG, encoded by the coding sequence ATGAGCATGCATGAAAAACGGTTCTCCATCAGTCAGTTTCTGGTATATCTATTTTTGATTCTAATTACATTTATCAGTCTGTATCCTATCTTTTTTTCATTCATTTCCAGTTTCAAAACGGTACAGGAATATACATTCAGCAAGACGGCACTGCCTTCTTCATGGGTGATGGACAACTATGCCTATGTGTTCAGGAATCTGAACTTTTTATCATACATAATGAACTCAGTCATTCTGGTGTTCTCTGGAATGATTTTATATCTGTTTGTCTGTAATGCAGCGGGATTTGCTCTGGGTATGCTGAGATTCAGATATAAACTGTCCATCTTTTCTTTTGTTCTGTTTTTTCAGATATTTCCGCAGATGGTTATTGCATCTCAGGTTTATCGAATCTGTTCAAAAATCGGGTTGATGAACTCTCATTTCGGACTGATCCTGGTATGGGTTGCCTATTTTGCGCCCTTCGGTACCTATATCATGTCCACCTATTACTCCACCATGCCCCGTTCGCTGATCGAATCGGCACGCATCGACGGAGCAGGAGTTTTCCGGCAGCTGTTCAAGATTATGATGCCCATGGCAGCTCCCATGATAGGAACTGTCAGTATTGTCGGATCTCTGGCGATGTGGACAGAACTTCCTTTTTCACTTTTGTTAATACAGGACCCGGGAAATAGACCCCTCTCTCTGGGAATTGCCATAATGAAGGGAGAGCATGGAATTCCCATACCCATTCTGACAGCTGCGATTCTTGTTTCAGCCATAATCCCCCTGATTCTTTATTTCTTTTTCCAGAAGAAAATACACATGGGTTCCACAGCCGGAGCCGTAAAGGGGTAA
- a CDS encoding uroporphyrinogen decarboxylase family protein encodes MNHRERILAAVDYKPVDRVPTDMWATIEVQEKLFDHFGIKEGIDEQNPCIGLNGGPLSRGVSATLKLWDELGVDGILEVRPPCSKKVVVTEDNIRVNEWGFGYRLSKYDEGSYEEQVLYPMTGISSIEELEQYEWPDPDWYDYSALPDLIDQCGDRAICCGYSALFTYHNYLRGLEQSLMDPVLEPELTRMILGKLSDFFYEYHKRCFESAEGRIDFTQVSDDWGAQTGLITNPEIFRSFYKSHMQKAVNLAKKYKIRVFHHDDGDMRTLLPELVEMGIDILNPVQWRCGDWDLSKLKEMYGESICFHSAVDNQDTLPRGTADDVKKQVKELIATLASDRTGFILGPCHNLQPNTSVENILALYEAAKNVSW; translated from the coding sequence ATGAATCATAGAGAAAGAATCCTGGCCGCAGTTGATTATAAACCTGTGGACAGAGTGCCCACTGATATGTGGGCAACCATTGAGGTGCAGGAAAAGCTGTTTGATCATTTCGGAATCAAAGAAGGAATTGATGAGCAGAATCCCTGTATAGGGCTGAACGGCGGGCCTCTCTCCCGAGGCGTCTCAGCCACACTGAAACTCTGGGATGAATTGGGTGTTGACGGAATTCTGGAAGTCAGGCCTCCCTGCAGTAAAAAAGTTGTTGTGACAGAGGACAATATCAGGGTCAATGAATGGGGCTTCGGCTACCGTCTGAGTAAATACGATGAAGGGAGTTATGAGGAGCAGGTTCTCTATCCCATGACAGGAATCAGCAGCATCGAAGAGCTTGAGCAGTATGAATGGCCTGACCCTGACTGGTATGACTATTCCGCTCTTCCCGATCTTATAGATCAATGCGGGGACAGGGCGATCTGCTGCGGCTATTCGGCACTTTTCACCTATCATAATTATCTGAGGGGGCTGGAGCAGTCTCTGATGGATCCTGTTCTGGAACCCGAATTAACCCGGATGATTCTGGGTAAATTATCTGACTTCTTTTATGAGTACCATAAACGCTGCTTTGAATCGGCTGAAGGACGGATCGATTTTACTCAGGTAAGCGATGACTGGGGTGCACAGACAGGACTCATTACAAATCCTGAAATTTTCCGTTCTTTTTATAAGTCTCACATGCAGAAAGCCGTGAATCTGGCGAAGAAATATAAAATCAGGGTTTTTCATCATGATGACGGAGATATGCGCACCCTTCTTCCGGAGTTGGTTGAGATGGGAATCGATATTTTAAACCCGGTGCAGTGGCGCTGTGGTGACTGGGATCTGTCTAAGCTCAAAGAGATGTATGGTGAGTCCATCTGTTTTCACAGTGCAGTGGATAATCAGGACACCCTGCCCAGAGGGACTGCGGATGATGTAAAAAAACAGGTAAAAGAGCTGATAGCCACTCTGGCTTCAGACCGGACAGGATTTATCCTGGGTCCCTGTCATAATCTGCAGCCCAATACTTCTGTAGAAAATATTCTGGCTCTGTATGAAGCCGCAAAAAATGTCAGCTGGTAA
- a CDS encoding helix-turn-helix transcriptional regulator, with translation MLKIHRFFVLFFAAFITLTLLTAGIVFYNTHSNRVQALALESVKLHADWNMLQNETNQILLDRYTIRENEIPYEITKWTTHYKDFSKSLDKFAKNKQIQKLDHIPEKIDGIIRVWRFTEVQLNNADHFFLKIIQTGLGEKVMVNGFLHTMYKLRMSDQLTVSEIFLLDDTVYALESLDNATKEFDTLFTLVMLDLEMAGDLYLQRVRIFSIVLSVTVLLIMALLVLVQRQLKASQENRSLYLKDQKNQLLKKLVCNSCEENLELFNRRKEELGIKLKLSEAIQPLALQIDDYSLFSHQHNIAEQDKIINRMTGSLETMIRNRDMVFESFRYGEDMIVFLINSSQSDENENLKEWFELNHGILLEENEISTTMTFGLLNTEEIDLDQDFSRLLQLTQYRFISGKGSFIYSGSSSLTSKETFHYPLDKEKHFVDAMNTLNESETLKILDDLIGYGNSYGPQNMRRLIIRFTATLISIVETLERTYHIHSIDNVTPMILRIQNPETIKEVKELLSEIILKVIHECSEMKEAKHDNTVIHIKEIIDAELNDLNLSADSIADRFQLTSSYLNRLFKQHSSYSIAGYINHCRLDKAELLLRTSDFTVKEIAEQSGFASMGTFFRLFKKEFGRTPGDYHKEALIP, from the coding sequence ATGCTAAAAATCCATCGTTTTTTCGTTCTGTTTTTTGCAGCATTTATAACTCTCACTCTGCTGACTGCAGGTATTGTTTTCTATAACACCCACTCCAACCGTGTACAGGCTCTGGCACTGGAATCCGTAAAGCTTCATGCCGACTGGAATATGCTGCAGAATGAAACAAACCAGATACTTCTGGATAGATATACGATCAGGGAAAATGAAATTCCATATGAAATAACGAAGTGGACAACCCATTACAAGGACTTCTCAAAGTCTCTGGATAAGTTTGCAAAAAACAAGCAGATCCAGAAACTGGATCACATACCTGAAAAAATAGACGGGATAATCCGTGTCTGGCGTTTTACAGAAGTACAGCTGAATAATGCAGATCATTTTTTTCTGAAAATCATTCAAACCGGACTGGGTGAAAAGGTCATGGTAAACGGTTTTCTCCACACAATGTATAAACTCAGAATGTCTGATCAGCTGACTGTAAGCGAAATATTCCTGCTGGATGATACGGTCTATGCCCTTGAGTCCCTTGATAATGCGACAAAAGAATTTGATACCCTCTTCACATTGGTAATGTTGGACCTGGAAATGGCCGGTGATCTGTATCTCCAACGGGTCAGAATCTTCTCCATAGTTCTGTCTGTAACTGTTCTTCTGATTATGGCTCTCCTGGTCCTGGTTCAAAGGCAGCTGAAAGCATCACAGGAAAACCGAAGCCTGTATCTGAAAGATCAGAAGAATCAGCTTTTAAAGAAACTGGTATGTAACAGCTGTGAGGAAAACCTGGAACTCTTTAACAGAAGAAAAGAAGAACTCGGAATAAAGCTGAAACTATCAGAAGCGATTCAACCCCTGGCACTGCAGATTGATGATTACTCACTGTTCTCCCATCAGCATAATATTGCCGAGCAGGATAAAATAATAAATAGAATGACCGGATCTCTGGAAACTATGATCCGCAATAGAGACATGGTCTTTGAATCCTTTCGCTACGGCGAGGATATGATTGTTTTTCTGATCAATTCCTCTCAATCTGATGAAAACGAGAATTTAAAAGAGTGGTTTGAACTGAATCATGGAATTCTTCTTGAAGAGAATGAGATTTCAACAACAATGACATTCGGCCTTTTAAATACGGAAGAAATTGATCTGGATCAGGATTTCTCCCGGCTGTTACAATTGACTCAATACCGCTTTATCTCCGGGAAAGGTTCATTTATCTACTCAGGATCATCCTCTTTGACCAGTAAAGAGACATTCCACTACCCCCTGGATAAAGAGAAACACTTTGTTGATGCCATGAATACATTGAACGAATCTGAAACATTAAAAATACTGGATGACCTTATCGGGTACGGTAATTCCTACGGTCCTCAGAATATGAGACGTCTTATTATCAGATTTACTGCAACTTTGATCTCAATTGTGGAAACACTGGAAAGAACCTACCATATCCATTCTATTGACAATGTCACCCCTATGATTCTCAGAATACAGAATCCGGAAACTATTAAGGAAGTGAAGGAACTGCTAAGCGAGATAATACTGAAAGTTATTCATGAATGCAGTGAAATGAAAGAAGCAAAACATGATAATACAGTTATCCATATCAAAGAGATCATAGATGCTGAGCTCAATGATTTAAATCTGTCGGCCGATTCCATTGCAGACCGTTTTCAGCTAACATCCAGTTATCTGAACCGGCTCTTTAAACAACACAGTTCTTACAGTATTGCCGGATATATCAATCACTGCCGTTTAGATAAGGCGGAACTCCTTCTGCGTACCTCAGACTTCACTGTCAAAGAAATTGCAGAACAGTCCGGCTTTGCAAGCATGGGTACTTTTTTCCGTCTGTTTAAGAAGGAGTTCGGTCGAACTCCCGGTGACTATCATAAAGAAGCTTTAATACCTTAG
- a CDS encoding carbohydrate ABC transporter permease: MSKNRLMKQQEERDAFILLAPLLLLMLVFTVYPVLANFYYSMTKWKGFGAAEWVGFQNYTRMFQDVKFWHSLKNLGVLILYIPAGVFIPLLIAAILRDGLKGWTFFRSVIYLPTILGYVILGTLFSIILSQMGPIVEVLTALGVKDANTINLLGKSKSAIHTVAMIFVIFSKMGFGCIYFLAAMSGIDGGMFDAAGIDGANWWQKFFHITVPSISFSIQFFLVLSFIEVFARMYSFIYTLTYGGPGFATFTLEFGIYRQGFKAFKMGYASSWAVVLFFFCSLIAAAQIQVLRKGDQLS, translated from the coding sequence ATGTCCAAGAATAGACTAATGAAACAGCAGGAAGAGCGGGATGCCTTTATTCTATTGGCCCCTCTGTTATTACTCATGCTTGTTTTTACAGTATACCCGGTGCTTGCCAACTTTTATTACAGCATGACCAAATGGAAAGGATTCGGCGCAGCAGAATGGGTTGGGTTTCAGAATTACACGCGTATGTTTCAGGATGTTAAATTCTGGCATTCCCTGAAGAATCTGGGAGTTCTGATTCTCTATATTCCTGCAGGAGTTTTTATACCTCTGCTTATTGCCGCCATATTAAGAGATGGTCTGAAGGGCTGGACATTTTTCCGCTCAGTGATCTATCTGCCGACAATTCTGGGCTATGTCATACTGGGAACTTTATTCAGTATTATTCTGAGCCAGATGGGACCTATAGTGGAAGTTCTTACAGCCCTGGGAGTCAAGGATGCCAATACAATAAACCTGCTGGGAAAATCAAAGTCAGCCATACACACGGTAGCCATGATTTTTGTCATTTTCTCCAAGATGGGGTTCGGCTGTATCTACTTTCTTGCTGCCATGAGCGGTATCGATGGGGGTATGTTTGATGCTGCCGGTATAGACGGAGCCAACTGGTGGCAGAAGTTTTTTCATATAACAGTTCCCAGTATCAGTTTTTCTATTCAGTTCTTCCTGGTTCTCTCATTTATTGAAGTATTTGCCAGGATGTACAGTTTTATCTATACCCTGACCTACGGGGGGCCTGGTTTTGCAACATTCACCCTCGAATTCGGTATATACCGTCAGGGATTTAAAGCCTTTAAGATGGGTTATGCATCCAGCTGGGCTGTTGTGCTGTTCTTTTTCTGCTCTCTCATAGCCGCAGCTCAGATTCAGGTTCTCAGGAAAGGAGATCAGCTGTCATGA
- a CDS encoding PAS domain-containing sensor histidine kinase codes for MKMIKNTGIIFMYSTLVFGLVMASLSARYIIKDSQDRAFRLVEQDFTHAAFKILSTYPDFTDDQMKYNKEEITGLVIIDELGQTIYDYGIIKKDPRLFDWDEQNSIILIKEENLVIVNMIPELLIPPEYLKFIDNMMSFEERKVHIHIEFHDEFLVQKIKSTDLQYGFIQFFLITFFTLAILSYQRGLNLRNKLDEQRNLVILGTALRVLTHEMKNPLSAIKLQGSFLKKKYPQIEQEDIQIINEEVDRLTRLMDTVRDFLKTPVQESQTISLNTALNEIKIQFPEEIQWEVPEIDQYIDFNRDRFRSVMENLLNNAIESGSSLSGISVHCMVLKKTVNISIKDEGTGIPADVQQRIFDPFYTTKTKGSGVGLMVVKKFLDDKNICIKINSIEGKGTTVSFWLPLLKSEKGKIKS; via the coding sequence ATGAAAATGATAAAAAACACAGGGATCATATTTATGTACAGTACCCTGGTATTCGGTCTGGTTATGGCATCTTTATCTGCCAGATACATTATAAAAGATTCTCAGGACAGAGCATTCCGTCTTGTTGAACAAGATTTTACACATGCTGCTTTCAAAATTTTATCCACCTACCCCGATTTTACTGATGATCAGATGAAATATAATAAAGAAGAGATCACAGGTCTTGTGATTATTGATGAGCTGGGACAGACAATTTACGACTATGGAATTATAAAAAAAGATCCTCGACTATTTGACTGGGATGAACAAAACAGCATAATTCTGATTAAAGAAGAAAATCTGGTTATTGTTAATATGATTCCCGAGCTGTTAATCCCTCCTGAATACTTAAAGTTCATTGATAACATGATGTCCTTTGAAGAGAGAAAGGTTCATATTCATATTGAGTTTCATGATGAATTTCTTGTACAGAAAATCAAAAGTACAGATTTACAGTATGGATTTATTCAATTTTTTCTTATCACTTTTTTTACACTTGCCATTCTCTCCTATCAGAGAGGATTGAATCTGAGGAACAAACTTGATGAGCAGAGGAATCTGGTAATTCTGGGTACAGCATTAAGAGTCCTGACCCATGAAATGAAAAATCCCTTAAGCGCCATCAAGCTGCAGGGTTCCTTTTTAAAGAAAAAGTACCCTCAGATTGAACAGGAAGATATCCAGATTATCAATGAAGAAGTGGATCGCTTGACCCGTCTGATGGATACAGTAAGAGATTTCCTGAAAACCCCTGTTCAAGAATCTCAAACAATCAGTCTTAATACAGCATTAAATGAAATAAAAATACAATTTCCTGAAGAGATCCAATGGGAAGTTCCAGAGATTGATCAGTACATTGACTTCAATAGAGACCGTTTCCGCTCAGTCATGGAGAACCTTCTGAATAATGCGATTGAAAGCGGCTCCTCCCTGTCTGGAATTTCTGTTCACTGTATGGTTCTGAAAAAAACAGTCAATATCAGTATTAAAGATGAGGGTACGGGCATTCCTGCAGATGTTCAACAGAGAATATTTGATCCATTTTATACAACAAAAACAAAGGGAAGCGGTGTGGGTCTTATGGTTGTAAAGAAATTTCTTGATGATAAAAACATCTGTATAAAAATCAATTCAATAGAGGGCAAAGGAACAACGGTCTCCTTCTGGCTTCCCCTTCTGAAATCTGAGAAAGGAAAGATTAAATCATGA
- a CDS encoding GIN domain-containing protein, translating to MNVTKKSIAVIGIVLMSLVFSTGAFAFGTVPGSGQTATITKEFTAINELSLKGISDFTIVESDSAMVSITGDKTYVEMVNLEGTEGYLYIESNVKYPVSVVVSTSSLESLVLSKASAGSIEGKFDLDSLSISLVSKSSLTAADALTANELSIYAGAYTKLNAEVYTKLLTVDSLGNSAVVLTGEAEQFNVDFTQGTGVFNNLNVQYANINVSGESSVDAVFPGNSITTVNASSDSAVSLDMNGILKAHMSGDSTLEYAGNIEWVGRIVADDAEVSTL from the coding sequence ATGAACGTAACAAAGAAAAGTATTGCAGTGATCGGGATTGTCCTGATGTCATTAGTTTTTTCAACAGGGGCATTTGCCTTTGGAACAGTCCCGGGAAGCGGTCAGACTGCAACCATTACAAAAGAGTTTACAGCAATTAATGAGCTGTCTCTTAAAGGTATATCTGATTTTACAATTGTAGAGTCAGACAGTGCTATGGTTTCCATTACAGGTGATAAGACCTATGTCGAGATGGTTAATCTGGAAGGAACAGAGGGCTACCTCTATATCGAGTCCAATGTTAAATATCCTGTGTCTGTTGTTGTAAGTACTTCTTCCCTGGAGAGTCTGGTTCTTTCAAAAGCCTCAGCTGGTAGTATTGAAGGTAAGTTTGATCTGGATTCCCTTTCTATAAGCCTTGTCAGTAAAAGCAGCCTCACAGCCGCAGATGCTCTGACCGCTAATGAGCTCTCCATCTATGCAGGTGCCTATACCAAATTGAATGCAGAAGTTTATACCAAACTCCTCACCGTTGACTCACTGGGTAATTCGGCAGTCGTACTTACAGGTGAAGCAGAGCAGTTCAATGTTGATTTCACTCAGGGAACTGGTGTCTTTAATAACCTGAATGTTCAGTATGCAAATATCAATGTGTCTGGAGAATCTTCGGTAGATGCAGTATTCCCCGGAAACAGCATAACTACAGTTAATGCAAGCAGCGACAGCGCAGTAAGCCTTGATATGAACGGTATTCTAAAAGCTCATATGAGTGGAGACAGTACACTTGAATATGCAGGAAATATCGAGTGGGTTGGAAGAATAGTAGCAGATGATGCTGAAGTTTCAACACTTTGA
- a CDS encoding ABC transporter substrate-binding protein yields the protein MKKKGFMLLIVLVFSSVLLMAGGQKDSDSGSSEGPVKLTVWDFKYSEEVVGSALKDMDSLYMAANPGVEIEHIAQPHDNYYEILAAAVGSGQVPDVIMAHTDQRIWNMEEFLLTLDPYITDWKDDIADSAWAACSSTKESSQNIKIVPLTAQGLGIYYNKANMAKAGVDMSSDLSDWDDFLAACEKLKSAGIPAIVMGNGGQPYGIDFAYRTFLANLYGPELKGFSDGTANFTDDAFIEASRMMKTLYTKGYVITENATMPYFMDAIEVFKSGEGGFFFGLTSDIAHWKDFGDAFGYENLGYMPSINAEGAAYKDRQSSQGAGIGFAVMKDSENIDTAVDYLYEYVHGESANLFLTRTGAIVPNKNLPIENEALAEVVKYMSNNAVPDFYVQLDAGFGAEMYNYFQLFFLADEISLNEYVESLQKAYEMNL from the coding sequence ATGAAGAAAAAAGGTTTCATGTTACTTATCGTATTAGTATTCAGTTCAGTATTATTGATGGCCGGAGGACAGAAGGATTCTGATTCCGGAAGTTCTGAAGGACCTGTTAAATTAACAGTATGGGACTTCAAGTACAGTGAAGAAGTTGTAGGATCAGCTTTAAAAGATATGGATTCTCTGTATATGGCAGCAAATCCCGGTGTTGAAATTGAACATATTGCACAACCCCATGATAATTATTATGAAATACTGGCAGCCGCTGTCGGTTCAGGACAGGTTCCTGATGTAATCATGGCACATACAGATCAGAGAATCTGGAATATGGAAGAGTTTCTACTGACTCTTGACCCCTATATTACAGACTGGAAAGATGATATTGCCGATTCGGCATGGGCTGCCTGTTCTTCTACAAAAGAGAGCAGTCAAAATATCAAGATAGTCCCTCTTACCGCTCAGGGACTGGGAATCTATTACAATAAAGCAAACATGGCAAAAGCCGGTGTTGATATGAGCTCTGATCTCAGCGACTGGGATGATTTCCTGGCAGCCTGTGAAAAGCTTAAATCTGCAGGAATCCCTGCTATCGTTATGGGTAACGGCGGTCAGCCCTATGGTATCGACTTTGCCTACAGAACTTTTCTGGCTAACCTATATGGTCCTGAACTCAAAGGGTTCAGTGATGGAACAGCTAATTTCACTGATGATGCCTTTATTGAAGCATCCCGCATGATGAAGACTCTTTATACAAAGGGTTATGTCATCACGGAAAATGCAACCATGCCTTACTTTATGGATGCCATAGAAGTATTTAAATCCGGTGAAGGTGGTTTTTTCTTCGGTCTTACATCTGATATTGCCCACTGGAAAGACTTCGGTGATGCATTCGGTTATGAAAATCTAGGTTATATGCCCAGTATCAATGCTGAGGGTGCTGCCTATAAAGACAGACAGAGTTCTCAGGGTGCCGGAATCGGCTTTGCTGTAATGAAAGACTCAGAGAACATCGATACTGCTGTTGATTACCTTTATGAGTATGTTCATGGTGAATCTGCCAATCTGTTTCTTACCCGTACCGGTGCGATTGTTCCCAACAAGAATCTTCCAATCGAAAATGAAGCACTTGCAGAAGTTGTCAAATATATGAGCAACAATGCAGTTCCCGACTTCTATGTTCAGCTTGACGCAGGTTTCGGTGCAGAGATGTACAACTACTTCCAGCTCTTCTTCCTGGCCGACGAGATCAGTCTCAATGAATATGTTGAGAGTCTTCAGAAAGCCTATGAGATGAATCTTTAG
- a CDS encoding ABC transporter substrate-binding protein produces the protein MFSRFSLFSIIPVFLMSMTAFPLSGDSSSTESKPVLKVWDFKFTDQRTNRALSRVDNLFREENPDLILEHKGFYDQQYMPSLRTSLLAGTGPDILWLHHGTEFSEFESYLEILDSYMVSSDISFRTDSIEACRTQDGLLKALPLTFQGMGWYYNKTLFKLAGLDPEKAPEDWDYFLDACRILKDHGITPIAAGNNRPLTTEFIRRSLITAFFTDEEIKTFYKQARGLRSPRFRLIIEFCNTLREKGYFHEEGLFRPYFSFAPDTFSAGEAAMIPGLLSDIAHWKNFSDDLGRSNVGYFPNLHHPDMARPGAQLLQEAGVLICMNKKSENKEAAFRYMEHLFSDRSQRILIEDLGILSPLENNSLDQDKYPVLNSIQEALRYTGEDPERYIPSSYVSDIQYRLDDLLINTQEITPDEYLIKIIDALKLY, from the coding sequence ATGTTCAGCCGTTTTTCGTTGTTTTCCATAATACCTGTTTTTCTCATGTCCATGACAGCATTCCCTTTATCCGGGGACTCCAGTTCTACAGAATCAAAGCCTGTACTGAAAGTCTGGGACTTCAAGTTTACGGATCAGAGGACAAACAGAGCTCTGAGCCGGGTGGATAATCTTTTCAGAGAAGAGAACCCGGATCTCATCCTGGAACATAAAGGATTTTATGATCAGCAGTATATGCCATCACTCCGGACTTCTCTGCTGGCGGGAACAGGCCCGGACATCCTCTGGCTTCATCATGGTACTGAGTTTAGTGAATTTGAATCATATCTTGAGATTCTTGATTCCTATATGGTCAGTTCCGATATCAGTTTCAGAACTGATTCAATTGAGGCCTGCAGGACTCAGGATGGGTTGCTCAAGGCTCTGCCCCTCACATTTCAGGGAATGGGCTGGTATTACAATAAAACACTGTTCAAACTGGCCGGACTTGATCCGGAAAAAGCCCCGGAGGACTGGGATTATTTCCTGGATGCCTGCCGAATCCTGAAAGACCATGGGATTACTCCCATAGCAGCAGGAAACAATCGGCCTCTGACTACAGAATTTATCCGTAGAAGTCTTATCACAGCTTTTTTTACTGATGAGGAAATTAAGACATTTTACAAACAGGCCAGGGGGCTCAGATCTCCACGTTTCAGACTGATTATCGAGTTCTGCAATACCCTGCGGGAAAAGGGATACTTTCATGAGGAGGGACTCTTTCGTCCGTATTTCAGTTTTGCTCCGGATACTTTCAGTGCCGGTGAGGCGGCAATGATTCCCGGTTTACTGTCAGATATTGCACATTGGAAAAACTTTTCTGATGATCTGGGGAGAAGTAATGTGGGTTATTTTCCAAATCTCCACCATCCCGATATGGCCCGCCCCGGAGCACAGCTGCTGCAGGAAGCAGGAGTGCTTATCTGTATGAATAAAAAGTCGGAAAACAAAGAGGCTGCATTCAGATATATGGAGCATCTTTTTTCTGACAGATCCCAGAGAATCCTGATTGAGGATCTTGGAATACTCTCTCCTTTGGAGAACAATAGTCTGGACCAGGATAAATATCCTGTCTTGAATTCAATTCAGGAGGCATTACGCTATACAGGAGAAGATCCGGAACGTTATATACCCTCATCTTATGTTTCTGATATTCAATACAGGCTTGATGATCTGCTGATCAATACACAGGAAATTACGCCTGATGAATACCTTATAAAGATCATAGATGCTCTGAAATTGTATTGA